A window of the Cheilinus undulatus linkage group 21, ASM1832078v1, whole genome shotgun sequence genome harbors these coding sequences:
- the LOC121503786 gene encoding retinoic acid-induced protein 3 isoform X1, with product MKMALLSEQHRSLLPVLVLLCVPLSCLCQSTNSSSANATANTLTTAAPSSNATTPKRVPGCRTGLNPIYRYLCDRRAAWGIVLETLASAGFLFSVALLFGLLIWSFWICISSRQQRSSIGGTVMCMSMFLLATAGIFALTFSFIVRLTPQTCPTRLFLFAVLFSLAFSCLLARCLALLGFAAARGWGEPGVALGLFIVQVIICTEYLILVLVRDKKPCQYSQEEFVMLQIYVLCLLGVSLILSLRFLCRSCFTYSYSYSGPAHLQWRLQAALLFITLMLSTCIWVVWITMLTWGNPEVNRRPQWDDPVLSIALVVNGWVLLMGHGLSQIAFLCRGEAKSKDAPLSFAGWTSPSADIPELNSPKEGKENGSFENDGENRRGRRAEPSLRSPYESGFSMTEIDPDKDYTIPRPQTTNYQEPYDEYYGQD from the exons ATGAAAATGGCTCTTTTATCGGAGCAGCACCGATCTCTTCTCCCCGTCCTCGTCCTCCTCTGTGTTCCTCTTTCGTGTCTCTGCCAGTCAACCAACAGCAGCTCAGCTAACGCCACAGCCAACACGCTGACCACTGCTGCTCCGTCCTCAAATGCAACGACTCCAAAGCGTGTGCCGGGCTGCAGGACTGGTCTGAACCCCATCTACAGGTACCTGTGTGACCGCCGGGCAGCATGGGGAATCGTTCTGGAGACGCTGGCCTCTGCAGGGTTCCTGTTCAGCGTGGCTCTCCTCTTCGGCCTGCTGATCTGGTCCTTCTGGATCTGCATTTCATCGAGGCAACAGCGCAGCAGTATCGGAGGCACGGTGATGTGCATGTCCATGTTTTTGTTGGCCACTGCCGGGATCTTCGCACTCACTTTCTCCTTCATCGTCCGCCTCACCCCTCAGACTTGTCCCACCAGGCTCTTCCTCTTCGCCGTGCTCTTCTCGCTGGCTTTCTCCTGCCTGTTGGCTCGCTGTCTCGCTCTGCTGGGCTTCGCCGCAGCCCGTGGTTGGGGTGAGCCCGGCGTGGCCTTGGGGCTCTTCATAGTCCAGGTGATCATCTGTACTGAGTATCTGATCCTGGTGTTGGTGCGGGACAAGAAGCCGTGCCAGTACAGCCAGGAAGAGTTCGTCATGCTGCAGATCTACGTGCTGTGCCTCCTGGGGGTCAGCCTCATCCTCTCACTTCGCTTCCTGTGCCGCTCCTGCTTCACCTACAGCTACAGCTACTCAGGCCCCGCCCACCTGCAGTGGAGGTTGCAAGCTGCGCTCCTCTTCATCACATTGATGCTCTCCACCTGTATCTGGGTGGTCTGGATCACCATGCTCACCTGGGGGAACCCTGAAGTGAACCGTCGGCCTCAGTGGGATGATCCGGTGCTCTCTATTGCTCTGGTGGTGAACGGCTGGGTGTTACTGATGGGGCACGGGTTGTCCCAGATCGCCTTCCTCTGCAGGGGTGAAGCAAAGTCCAAAGATGCCCCTTTGAGCTTCGCTGGATGGACCAGCCCCAGCGCTGACATCCCGGAACTGAACAGCCCGAAGGAAGGGAAAGAGAACGGGAGCTTTGAGAACGATGGTGAGAACAGGAGAG GCCGCAGAGCCGAGCCTTCGCTGCGATCGCCCTACGAGTCCGGATTCTCCATGACG GAGATCGACCCTGATAAAGACTACACCATCCCCCGCCCTCAGACCACCAACTACCAGGAGCCTTATGATGAATATTACGGACAGGATTAA
- the LOC121503786 gene encoding retinoic acid-induced protein 3 isoform X2: MKMALLSEQHRSLLPVLVLLCVPLSCLCQSTNSSSANATANTLTTAAPSSNATTPKRVPGCRTGLNPIYRYLCDRRAAWGIVLETLASAGFLFSVALLFGLLIWSFWICISSRQQRSSIGGTVMCMSMFLLATAGIFALTFSFIVRLTPQTCPTRLFLFAVLFSLAFSCLLARCLALLGFAAARGWGEPGVALGLFIVQVIICTEYLILVLVRDKKPCQYSQEEFVMLQIYVLCLLGVSLILSLRFLCRSCFTYSYSYSGPAHLQWRLQAALLFITLMLSTCIWVVWITMLTWGNPEVNRRPQWDDPVLSIALVVNGWVLLMGHGLSQIAFLCRGEAKSKDAPLSFAGWTSPSADIPELNSPKEGKENGSFENDGRRAEPSLRSPYESGFSMTEIDPDKDYTIPRPQTTNYQEPYDEYYGQD; the protein is encoded by the exons ATGAAAATGGCTCTTTTATCGGAGCAGCACCGATCTCTTCTCCCCGTCCTCGTCCTCCTCTGTGTTCCTCTTTCGTGTCTCTGCCAGTCAACCAACAGCAGCTCAGCTAACGCCACAGCCAACACGCTGACCACTGCTGCTCCGTCCTCAAATGCAACGACTCCAAAGCGTGTGCCGGGCTGCAGGACTGGTCTGAACCCCATCTACAGGTACCTGTGTGACCGCCGGGCAGCATGGGGAATCGTTCTGGAGACGCTGGCCTCTGCAGGGTTCCTGTTCAGCGTGGCTCTCCTCTTCGGCCTGCTGATCTGGTCCTTCTGGATCTGCATTTCATCGAGGCAACAGCGCAGCAGTATCGGAGGCACGGTGATGTGCATGTCCATGTTTTTGTTGGCCACTGCCGGGATCTTCGCACTCACTTTCTCCTTCATCGTCCGCCTCACCCCTCAGACTTGTCCCACCAGGCTCTTCCTCTTCGCCGTGCTCTTCTCGCTGGCTTTCTCCTGCCTGTTGGCTCGCTGTCTCGCTCTGCTGGGCTTCGCCGCAGCCCGTGGTTGGGGTGAGCCCGGCGTGGCCTTGGGGCTCTTCATAGTCCAGGTGATCATCTGTACTGAGTATCTGATCCTGGTGTTGGTGCGGGACAAGAAGCCGTGCCAGTACAGCCAGGAAGAGTTCGTCATGCTGCAGATCTACGTGCTGTGCCTCCTGGGGGTCAGCCTCATCCTCTCACTTCGCTTCCTGTGCCGCTCCTGCTTCACCTACAGCTACAGCTACTCAGGCCCCGCCCACCTGCAGTGGAGGTTGCAAGCTGCGCTCCTCTTCATCACATTGATGCTCTCCACCTGTATCTGGGTGGTCTGGATCACCATGCTCACCTGGGGGAACCCTGAAGTGAACCGTCGGCCTCAGTGGGATGATCCGGTGCTCTCTATTGCTCTGGTGGTGAACGGCTGGGTGTTACTGATGGGGCACGGGTTGTCCCAGATCGCCTTCCTCTGCAGGGGTGAAGCAAAGTCCAAAGATGCCCCTTTGAGCTTCGCTGGATGGACCAGCCCCAGCGCTGACATCCCGGAACTGAACAGCCCGAAGGAAGGGAAAGAGAACGGGAGCTTTGAGAACGATG GCCGCAGAGCCGAGCCTTCGCTGCGATCGCCCTACGAGTCCGGATTCTCCATGACG GAGATCGACCCTGATAAAGACTACACCATCCCCCGCCCTCAGACCACCAACTACCAGGAGCCTTATGATGAATATTACGGACAGGATTAA